The following proteins are encoded in a genomic region of Mycolicibacterium confluentis:
- a CDS encoding DUF6779 domain-containing protein, with amino-acid sequence MTVLSRGAQSRRSGRRPGWLLLTVLLVLAIAASSALVFTNRVELLKLAVILALWAAVVAAFVSVIYRRQSDADQAKVRDLKLVYDLQLDREISARREYELTVETHLRREISSELRLQSADEVAALRAELAALRTNLEILFDTDLAHRPAIETDRTRGEWLRAPEPVKADRVIASRVPPADEDDTTRTAESPIIDVPEEPLLPPQPPVSEPRPRRRRRVEEPDYRGSHRRASEETSWVMPPVPAQPSAPTPPPPTQTSAPIPAPPAPPPPQPTPPPRQAPPPPPRVQRSEPVPSPEPRFEAPRGQEPRFEPESRPEAPRFEEPRFEQPRPEAPRLEEPRFEPAPRHAPPPPPVDPDWQPLNTWIPGSPAPATANGHGVEPVQTPVPPVVPPAPAPEVPEEPRGRHYRPADAQPPSFTESERRGRHSVPGSGPAVPPAPPEPTPAARHRNAEDDTEDTPPPAGQSAAELLARFQATPSGGGRRRRRED; translated from the coding sequence ATGACCGTTCTGTCCCGCGGCGCGCAGAGTCGGCGCAGCGGCCGCAGGCCGGGGTGGCTGCTCTTGACGGTGTTGCTGGTCCTCGCCATTGCGGCGAGTTCCGCGTTGGTGTTCACCAACCGTGTCGAACTGCTCAAGCTCGCCGTCATCCTGGCGTTGTGGGCCGCCGTCGTCGCGGCCTTCGTCTCGGTCATCTATCGAAGGCAGAGCGACGCCGACCAGGCCAAGGTGCGCGACCTGAAGCTCGTGTACGACCTGCAGCTGGATCGCGAGATCTCGGCGCGCCGCGAGTACGAGCTGACCGTCGAGACACACCTGCGTCGCGAGATCTCGTCTGAACTGCGCCTGCAGTCCGCCGACGAGGTGGCCGCACTGCGCGCTGAACTGGCGGCGCTTCGGACCAATCTGGAGATCCTGTTCGACACCGACCTGGCGCACCGACCCGCCATCGAGACCGACCGCACGCGCGGTGAATGGCTGCGCGCACCGGAACCGGTCAAGGCCGACCGGGTGATCGCCAGCAGGGTCCCGCCCGCGGACGAGGACGACACCACCCGCACCGCCGAGAGTCCGATCATCGACGTGCCCGAGGAACCGCTGCTGCCGCCACAGCCGCCGGTGTCGGAGCCGCGGCCACGGCGGCGCCGCCGCGTCGAGGAGCCCGACTACCGGGGTTCGCACCGCCGGGCGTCGGAGGAGACCAGTTGGGTGATGCCCCCGGTGCCGGCCCAGCCGTCTGCGCCCACACCCCCACCACCGACCCAGACTTCAGCGCCGATACCTGCGCCACCGGCCCCGCCGCCTCCGCAACCCACCCCGCCGCCGCGGCAGGCCCCGCCCCCGCCGCCTCGCGTCCAGCGCTCCGAGCCGGTGCCTAGCCCGGAACCGCGGTTCGAGGCACCTCGGGGGCAGGAACCGCGGTTCGAGCCCGAATCCCGGCCGGAAGCACCCCGTTTCGAAGAGCCTCGGTTCGAACAGCCCCGGCCGGAAGCACCCCGTCTCGAAGAGCCCCGTTTCGAGCCCGCACCCCGGCATGCGCCCCCGCCGCCGCCGGTCGATCCCGACTGGCAGCCGCTCAACACCTGGATTCCCGGATCGCCGGCACCGGCGACCGCCAACGGTCACGGCGTCGAACCTGTGCAGACGCCCGTGCCGCCCGTTGTTCCGCCCGCACCGGCACCCGAAGTCCCCGAAGAACCGCGCGGTCGGCATTACCGTCCGGCCGACGCGCAGCCCCCGTCGTTCACCGAGTCCGAGCGCCGCGGCCGCCATTCCGTGCCGGGATCAGGGCCCGCCGTCCCCCCGGCACCGCCCGAGCCCACGCCGGCGGCCCGGCACCGCAACGCCGAGGACGACACCGAGGACACCCCGCCGCCGGCGGGTCAGTCGGCCGCGGAACTGCTGGCCCGCTTCCAGGCCACGCCCAGCGGCGGCGGACGACGCCGGCGCCGCGAGGACTGA
- a CDS encoding Rossmann-like and DUF2520 domain-containing protein has translation MLQSEFPDGSEGHVEGLRPARLKVGIVSAGRVGTALGVALERAEHVVVACSAISNASVQRAARRLPDTPISPVPEVAAASELLLLAVPDAELPALISGLAATGEVRRGTIVAHTSGANGIGVLAPLTEQGCLPLAIHPAMTFTGADEDITRLSEACFGVTAADEIGYAIAQSLVLEIGGEPVRVREDARTLYHAALAHASNHVVTVIADALEALRAALAGQELLGQELVVAEPGGVAERVLAPLARAALENTLQRGQAALTGPVARGDAAAIAGHLAALQEVDPSLAEAYRTASLRTAQRARASAEVIKVLTR, from the coding sequence ATGCTGCAGTCGGAATTTCCCGATGGATCAGAGGGCCACGTCGAGGGGCTGCGCCCAGCTCGGCTGAAGGTCGGCATCGTCTCGGCCGGCCGGGTCGGAACGGCGCTCGGCGTCGCGCTTGAGCGCGCCGAGCACGTCGTCGTCGCATGCAGCGCGATCTCGAATGCGTCCGTGCAGCGTGCCGCGCGCAGGCTGCCCGACACCCCGATCAGCCCGGTGCCCGAGGTGGCGGCCGCGTCCGAATTGCTGCTGCTGGCGGTTCCCGATGCTGAACTGCCCGCGCTGATTTCGGGGCTCGCGGCCACCGGCGAGGTCCGCCGCGGGACTATCGTCGCCCACACCTCGGGGGCGAACGGGATCGGTGTCCTAGCCCCGCTGACCGAACAGGGCTGCCTGCCCCTGGCCATCCATCCGGCCATGACGTTCACCGGGGCCGACGAGGACATCACTCGACTGTCCGAGGCGTGCTTCGGGGTCACGGCCGCCGACGAGATCGGGTACGCCATCGCCCAGTCGCTGGTGCTCGAGATCGGCGGTGAACCCGTGCGCGTGCGCGAGGACGCCCGAACGCTGTATCACGCGGCATTGGCGCACGCCAGCAATCACGTGGTGACCGTCATCGCCGACGCCTTGGAGGCCCTGCGCGCGGCCCTGGCCGGTCAGGAGCTCCTGGGACAGGAATTGGTGGTGGCCGAACCCGGCGGCGTCGCCGAACGGGTACTCGCGCCATTGGCGCGTGCGGCCCTGGAGAACACGCTGCAGCGCGGTCAGGCGGCCCTGACGGGCCCGGTTGCGCGCGGGGACGCCGCCGCCATCGCGGGACACTTGGCGGCCCTGCAGGAGGTCGACCCGTCCCTGGCCGAGGCCTATCGAACCGCGTCGTTGCGAACCGCGCAGCGCGCCCGGGCATCCGCGGAGGTTATCAAGGTGCTGACACGATGA
- the panC gene encoding pantoate--beta-alanine ligase, translated as MTLGKPAYTHGELNVYTTPAEVSAVTRALRRTGRRVMLVPTMGALHEGHLSLVREAKRVPGAVTVVSIFVNPLQFGPGEDLDAYPRTLESDLALLREEGVDIAFTPNAAAMYPTGPRTTVHPGVLGADLEGGSRPTHFAGMLTVVLKLLNIVSPDRAFFGEKDYQQLVLIRQMADDLNLDVRIVGVPIMREEDGLAMSSRNRYLSPEHREQASALSASLLAGKFAAASGGATAAVAAVRAVLDEVPDFDVDYIEVRGPWLEAAPAHGKGRLLVAARLGSTRLLDNIAIELGAAATDGSYAGRGEHQEMPWRN; from the coding sequence ATGACGCTGGGCAAGCCGGCCTACACGCACGGCGAGTTGAACGTCTACACGACGCCCGCCGAGGTCTCGGCAGTGACGAGGGCGCTGCGCCGGACGGGTCGGCGGGTGATGCTCGTCCCGACGATGGGCGCGCTGCACGAGGGACACCTGAGCCTGGTGCGCGAGGCCAAGCGCGTGCCCGGCGCGGTGACCGTCGTGTCGATCTTCGTCAACCCGCTGCAGTTCGGGCCGGGAGAGGATCTGGACGCCTACCCGCGCACGCTGGAGTCGGATCTGGCGCTGCTGCGTGAAGAGGGCGTCGACATCGCGTTCACCCCGAACGCCGCGGCGATGTACCCCACGGGTCCGCGCACCACGGTGCACCCCGGAGTGCTGGGCGCCGACCTCGAGGGCGGTTCGCGTCCCACGCACTTCGCGGGGATGCTGACCGTGGTGCTCAAACTGCTGAACATCGTGTCCCCGGATCGGGCCTTCTTCGGCGAAAAGGATTACCAGCAGCTGGTTCTCATCCGCCAGATGGCCGACGACCTCAACCTGGACGTGCGGATCGTCGGCGTGCCGATCATGCGCGAGGAGGACGGCCTGGCGATGTCCTCGCGGAACCGCTACCTCAGCCCCGAGCACCGCGAACAGGCCAGTGCGCTGTCGGCGTCCCTGTTGGCGGGCAAGTTTGCCGCGGCCTCGGGCGGGGCCACCGCCGCGGTCGCCGCCGTACGCGCGGTCCTCGACGAGGTGCCGGACTTCGACGTCGACTACATCGAGGTCAGGGGTCCCTGGCTCGAGGCCGCGCCCGCCCACGGCAAGGGACGACTGCTGGTCGCCGCACGCCTGGGATCCACCCGCCTGCTGGACAACATCGCCATCGAACTGGGCGCAGCGGCCACCGATGGTTCCTACGCCGGCCGCGGCGAACACCAAGAAATGCCTTGGAGGAACTGA